A single region of the Gossypium arboreum isolate Shixiya-1 chromosome 12, ASM2569848v2, whole genome shotgun sequence genome encodes:
- the LOC108479041 gene encoding uncharacterized protein LOC108479041 — MEMEECNMLAADCIVICCCSQCLILQFIIYVFLKFPAKLIKKTKQYAKKKLIGQRRKEGKMKGGLFQDEVQVEVVTKSCMSMSIELRQAGFGDAQYGVQCCCIQEAEKVLEELSRRGEFAFGSFWGRALHSGTSSSPSCHLPNGRFDFVECYELVDMSSFISAAATC, encoded by the coding sequence ATGGAGATGGAAGAGTGCAACATGCTTGCTGCTGATTGTATAGTCATATGCTGCTGTAGTCAATGCCTGATTCTCCAGTTCATCATCTATGTGTTCCTCAAATTTCCTGCCAAACTCATTAAGAAAACCAAACAATATGCCAAGAAGAAACTAATTGGACAGCGAAGAAAGGAAGGGAAGATGAAAGGTGGATTATTTCAAGATGAAGTACAAGTAGAAGTAGTCACAAAAAGTTGCATGAGCATGAGTATAGAATTAAGGCAAGCTGGTTTTGGAGATGCCCAATATGGGGTTCAATGTTGTTGTATACAGGAAGCTGAGAAGGTGTTGGAGGAGCTGTCTCGTAGAGGGGAGTTTGCATTTGGAAGCTTCTGGGGCAGAGCACTCCACTCTGGCACATCCTCCTCACCATCATGTCATCTACCCAACGGGAGATTTGATTTTGTAGAGTGCTATGAGTTAGTCGACATGTCTTCTTTCATTTCAGCTGCTGCTACCTGCTAG